In Desulfovibrio inopinatus DSM 10711, the following are encoded in one genomic region:
- a CDS encoding MATE family efflux transporter, whose product MKISFDLTQGSVGPLIRQVAIPASIGFFFNTMFNVVDTYWGGQLSTQSLAALSLSFPVYFIIIAVAQGMAVGATALIGAALGKNDPSQARLYFLQAVMFSALLGIGLTFLGLIVAPSLFGILGATGEYLDICLDYMNVIFFGAVFFVLNFVVNSLLNARGDTRPFRNFLIVGSILNIGLDPWFIYGGFGLPAMGIAGIALATILIQALGLLYLVKKCFDSGLLEHIHLKRLLPKPAIITEIAYQGLPASCNFATIGIGIFVITYFFSLFGKAPVAAYGVATRIEQIILLPSIGLNIATLSIVAQNCGAGRYDRIHETLNTALRYGFVIMALGTAIVFFFANPLVTLFTDDPAVIDIGTDYLRVMAFLLYAYVVLFVHVAALQGMKLPMFAIYIGLFRQLLAPAALFSLFAVALDFRLPGIWWSVFVINWLSAGISFFYARRVLNAQRGCTEKKQ is encoded by the coding sequence ATGAAAATCAGTTTTGATCTCACCCAGGGTTCCGTCGGCCCTCTTATTCGTCAAGTCGCCATTCCGGCCAGTATCGGCTTTTTCTTCAACACCATGTTCAACGTGGTCGACACATACTGGGGAGGACAACTTTCCACCCAATCCCTTGCGGCGCTTTCCTTATCATTTCCGGTATATTTCATCATCATCGCCGTCGCGCAGGGCATGGCTGTCGGTGCGACAGCATTGATTGGGGCAGCCTTAGGGAAAAACGATCCCTCACAAGCACGTTTGTACTTTCTTCAGGCCGTGATGTTTTCTGCTCTTCTCGGCATAGGGCTGACATTTTTGGGATTGATTGTTGCCCCGAGTCTATTCGGAATTCTTGGTGCCACCGGAGAGTATTTGGACATTTGTCTCGACTATATGAATGTCATCTTCTTCGGCGCTGTGTTCTTTGTGCTCAATTTCGTTGTCAATTCACTCCTCAACGCCCGCGGCGACACCAGACCATTTCGGAACTTCCTCATTGTCGGTTCCATACTCAATATCGGGCTTGACCCCTGGTTTATTTATGGAGGGTTCGGATTGCCGGCCATGGGTATTGCCGGTATTGCGCTGGCGACGATCCTTATTCAGGCGTTAGGCCTTCTATATCTCGTCAAGAAGTGCTTCGATAGCGGCTTGCTCGAACATATTCATCTCAAGCGGTTATTGCCCAAACCAGCGATCATTACTGAAATCGCCTACCAGGGATTGCCGGCAAGCTGTAATTTCGCCACCATTGGCATCGGAATTTTTGTTATCACCTACTTTTTTTCCCTTTTCGGCAAAGCTCCGGTTGCTGCCTATGGTGTCGCGACTCGCATTGAACAAATTATCCTTCTTCCATCCATTGGACTTAATATTGCGACGTTATCCATTGTTGCCCAAAACTGTGGCGCCGGTCGCTATGATCGTATTCATGAAACACTGAATACCGCATTGCGATACGGTTTTGTTATTATGGCTTTGGGTACAGCCATAGTCTTTTTCTTCGCCAATCCCCTCGTCACACTGTTTACCGACGATCCGGCAGTCATCGACATAGGCACAGACTATTTGCGCGTCATGGCATTTCTTCTCTATGCCTATGTCGTCTTGTTTGTTCACGTAGCGGCATTACAAGGCATGAAGCTCCCCATGTTCGCCATTTATATCGGCCTGTTCCGCCAGCTTCTTGCCCCGGCCGCCCTCTTTTCGCTTTTTGCCGTCGCCTTGGACTTTCGACTTCCTGGCATCTGGTGGAGCGTATTCGTCATCAATTGGCTGTCGGCGGGCATCTCCTTCTTTTACGCTCGCCGAGTCCTGAACGCGCAACGCGGATGCACCGAAAAAAAGCAATAG